A single window of Penaeus vannamei isolate JL-2024 chromosome 24, ASM4276789v1, whole genome shotgun sequence DNA harbors:
- the RpS11 gene encoding small ribosomal subunit protein uS17 isoform X1: MDQSERAYQKQSGVPLNRKKGLKKKQRSLRYTRQVGLGFKAPREAIDGTYIDKKCPFTGNVPIRGRILTGVVQKMKMNRTITIRRDYLHYIKKYNRFEKRHKNMSVHISPCFRDVRPGDIVTVGECRPLSKTVRYNVLKVTSAPGTKKRFQKF; this comes from the exons ATGGATCAG AGTGAACGTGCCTACCAAAAGCAGTCCGGTGTTCCACTGAACCGCAAAAAAGGCTTAAAAAAGAAGCAGCGTAGTTTAAGGTACACTCGCCAGGTGGGCCTGGGCTTCAAAGCCCCCCGCGAG GCTATTGATGGCACTTATATTGACAAGAAGTGCCCATTCACTGGCAATGTCCCCATCCGTGGCCGCATCTTGACTGGTGTTGTccagaagatgaaaatgaataggACAATCACGATTCGTCGTGATTACTTGCACTACATCAAGAAGTACAACCG ATTTGAGAAGAGGCATAAGAACATGTCTGTCCACATCTCGCCCTGCTTCAG GGATGTAAGGCCAGGTGATATTGTGACAGTTGGCGAGTGCAGACCTCTTTCCAAGACAGTTCGTTACAACGTACTCAAGGTCACCTCTGCCCCTGGTACTAAGAAGAGGTTCCAGAAGTTCTAA
- the RpS11 gene encoding small ribosomal subunit protein uS17 isoform X2, protein MDQSEKAFQKQLKIFNTAKPDKVKKGKPKRKNIKVGLGFKTPREAIDGTYIDKKCPFTGNVPIRGRILTGVVQKMKMNRTITIRRDYLHYIKKYNRFEKRHKNMSVHISPCFRDVRPGDIVTVGECRPLSKTVRYNVLKVTSAPGTKKRFQKF, encoded by the exons ATGGATCAG AGTGAAAAGGCTTTCCAGAAGCAGCTCAAAATCTTCAATACCGCCAAGCCCGACAAGGTTAAGAAGGGCAAACCCAAGCGTAAAAACATCAAAGTCGGGCTTGGCTTCAAGACTCCACGAGAG GCTATTGATGGCACTTATATTGACAAGAAGTGCCCATTCACTGGCAATGTCCCCATCCGTGGCCGCATCTTGACTGGTGTTGTccagaagatgaaaatgaataggACAATCACGATTCGTCGTGATTACTTGCACTACATCAAGAAGTACAACCG ATTTGAGAAGAGGCATAAGAACATGTCTGTCCACATCTCGCCCTGCTTCAG GGATGTAAGGCCAGGTGATATTGTGACAGTTGGCGAGTGCAGACCTCTTTCCAAGACAGTTCGTTACAACGTACTCAAGGTCACCTCTGCCCCTGGTACTAAGAAGAGGTTCCAGAAGTTCTAA